A single genomic interval of Arachis duranensis cultivar V14167 chromosome 7, aradu.V14167.gnm2.J7QH, whole genome shotgun sequence harbors:
- the LOC107457715 gene encoding protein SRC2 homolog, whose translation MASSRPPPSKSADLDLTIVSAKHLKNVNWKNGVLKPYVVFWVDPDRRLATKSDDSGSTKPIWNERFTLPLPPSYPPLHDTFLTLEVFHSRPSDTPNPLVGSLKIPLKDIDETSDPTRIRKFTLSRPSGRPQGKIHLKLGLLGRTPLPPPPPSQTIPDYPNPNPNNSNSPMFCYVPNPAARDYRGFSPSPSPSSPPYTAYGSASYGSSYSDLYSGYYPGYSGAVPPYPSRPFIDRPVGYAGPSGPSAPLDYSSSYEHKPKGGGGGVGKMGLGAGVAVGAVAGALGGLALEEGMKYEEDKIAERVESSSMATRDDYDYRGDY comes from the coding sequence ATGGCGTCATCACGGCCTCCTCCGTCGAAATCGGCTGACCTGGACCTCACGATCGTCTCAGCCAAGCACCTCAAAAACGTGAACTGGAAGAACGGCGTTCTCAAACCCTACGTCGTGTTCTGGGTCGACCCTGATCGCCGATTGGCCACTAAATCCGACGATTCCGGCTCCACAAAACCCATCTGGAACGAGCGCTTCACCCTCCCTCTTCCGCCCTCCTACCCACCCCTCCACGACACTTTCCTCACCCTCGAAGTATTCCACTCTCGCCCTTCTGATACCCCTAACCCCCTTGTAGGTTCCCTCAAAATTCCCCTCAAAGACATTGACGAAACCTCCGACCCCACCCGCATCCGCAAATTCACCCTCTCAAGACCCTCCGGCCGCCCCCAGGGCAAGATCCACCTCAAATTGGGACTCCTCGGCCGAACTCCTCTACCGCCGCCGCCGCCATCGCAGACAATTCCTGACTAcccaaaccctaaccctaataaCAGCAATTCTCCGATGTTCTGTTACGTACCTAACCCAGCTGCGCGTGACTACAGAGGATTCTCGCCTTcaccttctccttcttctcctccttacACTGCGTACGGTTCTGCCTCTTACGGTAGTTCTTATAGTGATTTGTACTCTGGGTACTACCCGGGTTACTCCGGTGCGGTTCCGCCGTATCCTTCGAGGCCGTTTATTGATCGGCCCGTGGGCTATGCTGGGCCTAGTGGGCCTTCTGCCCCGCTTGATTACTCTTCCTCTTATGAGCATAAGCCCAAGgggggtggtggtggtgttgggAAGATGGGCCTTGGTGCTGGGGTTGCGGTGGGTGCTGTTGCTGGAGCGTTGGGTGGGCTTGCTTTGGAAGAAGGTATGAAGTATGAGGAGGACAAGATTGCTGAGAGGGTTGAGAGTTCAAGCATGGCTACAAGGGACGATTATGATTACCGAGGAGATTATTGA